The following DNA comes from Bacteroidales bacterium.
CCAGCCGGCTTCTTTCCATGCCTATATGAAGACAGTTCTCCAATTCAATTTGATTGTCCGCAATTTTTAAAGTAAGGAACGATTCCTCCCCGGAGTTTTCAGCGGCATAAAAAACAAAAGCATTGTTTCCTTTGATGTACTGATAAATGGTATCGACAGTACGTTTATCTTCATCCAGATTACGCCGGAACTTTTTCATTTTAAACTGTTCCCCGTATTCCATCCTGAAATCTTTCAGATTCAGAGGAGCAGAAACAGGGTGATTCAGGAATTCATTCTGTGTTGTGGATGGGCAATCCTGGCGGAAAGTGGTCTTTTCACCGGTGCTGCAGGAAATGCAAACAAAAGACAACACAATGAGTATATAAGATCTTTTGAACACCATGTTACATTAATCTAAAAGAATTTTCAATTAACAAATATAAGATTTTATCTCATAGAAAAAACAGTGCAACTCCGGCAAAGGCAATAAAGGCGCCCAATATTTCCAGAAAGTTCACCCTTTCCTTAAAATACAGAACCGCTGGGGGTATGATAAGTACTGGAACCAAAGCCATTAAAGTAGAAGCAATGCCCGTTAAAGTGTTTTGAACGGCAAGCAGGGAAAATGCAACTCCAAGGAAAGGTCCGAAAAAAGCTCCAACAGTAACCCTTTTCATCGCTTTTCTGTTCTTTAAAGCGGTCATCACCCTTTTCCACCTTCTTAAAATAAAAAACAGAATCATAAATCCCACTGTTCCGGCAAACACACGGATCTGGGTGGCAGCAAAAGCATTGTAATCCTGCATGCCAAATTTGCTGAGCACCAAACCGGTAGCCTGTCCCACTGCTCCTCCAAATGCCATAATGATGCCCACCACATGGTATGAAAAAGTCATTTTTATTCTTTTCTTTTTGGGTGGTTCCTCTATTATGCGCGAAGGATTAGGATTTCTGTTTTTCCTTTGAGAGATAACCAGAATGATACCGGTTAACGTGATGGCCATTCCCAATATATTTTGTGCAGAAAGCCTTTCATCCATAATAAGCCATCCTATAAGCCCCGTAATAGGGGGTACAAACGACATGATCAGTGAACTAATGCGGGCACCAATACGCACATAGGCTTCGAAAAGGAATAAATCACCCAGTGAAAAT
Coding sequences within:
- a CDS encoding DMT family transporter; this encodes MLDSYFGEFASLMAAFCWTATALAFESAGKKIGSLSVNLIRLFMAIFMLGIFTWITRGLFLPVDASWHQWKWLIISGLIGFSLGDLFLFEAYVRIGARISSLIMSFVPPITGLIGWLIMDERLSAQNILGMAITLTGIILVISQRKNRNPNPSRIIEEPPKKKRIKMTFSYHVVGIIMAFGGAVGQATGLVLSKFGMQDYNAFAATQIRVFAGTVGFMILFFILRRWKRVMTALKNRKAMKRVTVGAFFGPFLGVAFSLLAVQNTLTGIASTLMALVPVLIIPPAVLYFKERVNFLEILGAFIAFAGVALFFL